A stretch of Cygnus olor isolate bCygOlo1 chromosome 16, bCygOlo1.pri.v2, whole genome shotgun sequence DNA encodes these proteins:
- the ZHX3 gene encoding zinc fingers and homeoboxes protein 3: MASKRKSTTPCMIPVKTLVLQETELEAAEDDREGTQQDAPAEGPAASDAGASNSGALSNGHRGIAEGDTFVCKYCDFGSQDVHHFFAHLDSEHLDFSKDPAFVCVACNFLAKSHEGLSQHNAESHAGEMSFVWRLAKQDNRTAVEQSLCDAASSHDLPGEVPEEVVDGQSEIIITKTPIMKIMKGKPEAKKIHTLKENVSGQLGGESETKDGEPSFTNGPVPVSQPTASSTKSSHVVNGSILGNVPVLPAGVAQLVSLQQQPPLHQQLPTSKSLPKVMIPLSSIPTYNAAMDSNSFLKNSFHKFPYPTKAELCYLTVVTKYPEEQLKIWFTAQRLKQGISWSPEEIEDARKKMFNTVIQSVPQPTITVLNTPLVANPSSVPHLIQATLPGHVVGQPEGTGGLLVTQPIMANGLKGTSSSFTLAVTTVPKPQLAAQHSTVSSGNASAVKVVNAAPSVLTACPAISSQTFLDPNIYKNKKSHEQLSALKGSFCRNQFPGQAEVERLTKITGLSTKEIRKWFSDRRYHYRNMRGGRAIFPGDSALDSLPEIPFDVPPKGAELTSTAAATPVTHHPTRRQAWHQTPDFTPTKYKERAPEQLKALESSFAQNPLPPDEEVNRLRSETKMTRREIDSWFSERRKKKVAEENKKAEEAVQQEEEEAENGCGEGEDSSDDLRALSENGSLDASTNNPNSAERKVSPIKINLKNLRVTESNGKSEAPGIATSEKGDGGSSRPPTPPKTKLNFKKTAQQRHLLKQMFVQTQRPTNQEYDAIVSQTGLPRAEVIRWFGDSRYGYKNGQLKWYENYRRGIFPPGLVEVSPAGREVLEDYYKQHKALQEDDVPSLCERAQLSAQQVKVWFALKAEEETRGASEDAFSSTSEQTGSQKGPYDACSEVSENSEPWEPGGPEGGAEPPGAPVQPPAAQLETD; encoded by the exons ATGGCTAGCAAGAGAAAATCCACGACTCCCTGCATGATACCAGTAAAAACTCTGGTGCTTCAGGAGActgagctggaggctgcagaAGACGATCGTGAAGGAACACAACAAGATGCTCCCGCAGAAGGGCCGGCAGCCAGCGATGCTGGTGCCAGCAACAGTGGAGCCTTGTCTAACGGGCACCGCGGCATTGCCGAGGGCGATACTTTTGTCTGCAAGTATTGTGACTTCGGATCTCAAGACGTTCACCATTTCTTTGCGCACCTGGACTCTGAGCacttggacttcagcaaagacCCCGCGTTTGTGTGCGTTGCGTGCAACTTCCTGGCGAAGAGCCACGAAGGGCTCTCGCAGCACAACGCAGAGTCGCATGCTGGCGAGATGAGCTTCGTCTGGAGGCTGGCGAAGCAGGACAATCGAACAGCTGTGGAGCAAAGTCTTTGCGATGCCGCCAGCAGCCACGACCTTCCGGGAGAGGTCCCCGAGGAAGTAGTGGATGGTCAATCTGAAATTATCATCACCAAAACCCCCATCATGAAGATAATGAAAGGCAAACCCGAGGCCAAAAAAATCCACACGCTGAAGGAGAATGTGTCTGGTCAGTTGGGCGGAGAGTCGGAGACAAAAGACGGAGAGCCTTCCTTCACGAACGGGCCTGTGCCGGTCAGCCAGCCCACCGCGAGTTCGACAAAATCATCTCATGTAGTGAACGGCTCCATCCTCGGAAACGTGCCTGTTCTGCCAGCGGGTGTTGCCCAACTTGTTTCACTGCAGCAGCAACCACCCTTGCACCAGCAGCTACCTACATCCAAGTCCCTTCCCAAGGTGATGATCCCCCTGAGCAGCATTCCCACATACAACGCAGCCATGGACTCCAACAGCTTCCTGAAAAACTCTTTCCACAAGTTCCCCTACCCCACAAAAGCTGAGCTCTGCTACCTGACCGTGGTGACCAAGTACCCAGAAGAGCAGCTGAAGATCTGGTTTACGGCCCAGCGGTTGAAGCAGGGCATCAGCTGGTCGCCGGAGGAGATAGAAGACGCCAGGAAGAAGATGTTTAACACGGTCATTCAGTCCGTGCCGCAGCCCACCATTACTGTGTTGAACACGCCGCTGGTTGCGAACCCCAGCAGCGTCCCGCATCTCATCCAGGCCACTTTGCCGGGCCACGTGGTGGGGCAGCCGGAGGGCACGGGGGGACTGCTGGTCACACAGCCCATAATGGCCAACGGCTTGAAAGGCACCAGCTCCTCCTTCACCCTGGCGGTGACGACAGTTCCCAAGCCCCAGCTGGCGGCGCAGCACAGCACGGTGAGCTCCGGCAATGCCTCGGCCGTGAAGGTGGTGAACGCAGCCCCGTCAGTGCTCACTGCCTGCCCCGCCATATCCTCGCAAACCTTCCTGGACCCCAACATCTACAAGAACAAGAAGTCCCACGAGCAGCTGTCCGCCTTGAAAGGCAGCTTCTGCAGGAATCAGTTCCCCGGCCAGGCTGAAGTCGAGCGGCTGACCAAGATAACTGGGCTGTCCACAAAGGAGATTCGCAAATGGTTTAGTGACAGGAGATACCATTACAGGAACATGCGAGGCGGCAGAGCCATCTTTCCTGGAGACAGTGCACTCGATTCTCTGCCCGAAATACCCTTCGACGTGCCGCCCAAGGGAGCGGAGCTGACGTCTACAGCTGCGGCCACGCCTGTCACCCACCACCCGACGCGGCGGCAGGCCTGGCACCAGACGCCCGACTTCACGCCCACCAAGTACAAGGAGCGCGCGCCTGAGCAGCTCAAGGCCCTGGAGAGCAGTTTTGCACAGAATCCTCTTCCTCCAGATGAAGAAGTGAATCGCTTGAGGAGCGAGACGAAGATGACACGGAGGGAGATCGACAGCTGGTTCTcggagaggaggaagaagaaggtggcggaagagaacaaaaaagcGGAGGAGGCAGttcagcaggaggaagaggaggctgaaaaCGGCTGCGGGGAAGGAGAAGACTCCTCAGATGACCTGAGGGCCTTGAGCGAAAACGGCTCGCTCGATGCCTCTACCAACAACCCAAACTCGGCAGAGCGGAAAGTGAGCCCCATCAAAATCAACCTGAAGAACCTCCGGGTGACAGAGTCCAATGGGAAGAGCGAAGCGCCAGGCATCGCCACGAGCGAGAAGGGGGACGGCGGCTCCAGCCGGCCGCCCACCCCTCCGAAAACCAAACTGAACTTCAAAAAAACCGCCCAGCAGCGGCACTTGCTTAAGCAAATGTTTGTGCAGACGCAGCGGCCGACGAACCAGGAGTACGACGCCATCGTGTCCCAGACGGGCTTGCCACGGGCTGAGGTCATTCGCTGGTTTGGAGACAGTCGGTACGGCTACAAGAACGGGCAGCTGAAGTGGTATGAGAACTACCGGCGCGGCATCTTCCCCCCGGGCCTGGTGGAGGTGAGCCCGGCCggcagggaggtgctggaggacTACTACAAGCAGCACAAGGCGCTGCAGGAGGACGACGTGCCGAGCCTCTGCGAGCGCGCCCAGCTCAGCGCCCAGCAGGTGAAGGTGTGGTTTGCGCTGAAGGCGGAGGAGGAGACCAGGGGCGCCTCCGAGGATGCCTTCTCCAGCACCAGCGAGCAAACGGGAAGCCAGAAGGGGCCGTACGACGCCTGCTCAGAGGTGTCGGAGAACAGCGAGCCCTGGGAGCCAGGCGGCCCCGagggtggtgctgagccccccggtgcccccgtGCAGCCGCCCGCCGCGCAGCTTG aaacagacTGA